Sequence from the Molothrus aeneus isolate 106 chromosome 15, BPBGC_Maene_1.0, whole genome shotgun sequence genome:
agatttaaatGGCAGGAATTTGAAAGCAAACTCCTCacaatgaaacattttaaatgtttttgtgaTGCTTCTCTGATGTTCAAAAGGCCTGGAGCTGTTGCCATTCaatgggcactgccctgtcacatttcttttcccttcattgTTCAGAAGTTCATCTATCATCTCTTCAGTTGTCATCGTGGTAAACAACTCTATTTGCAGCTGGATCCTAGAGAGTGGAGAGCTTTGGAGATCTTGGGCTCCACAGTACCCAGACTGGAAGCTCAAGTGACCAAAGAGCTGTGTTGTTTCtgtggctgcaggcacagacTGTGCCATGAGGAATTCAGTAGCAGAGGGATGCTCTGCCACATTCCCTGGCAAGACAAACATGGACCTGATCAGTCCATGGTgcaaaaaacacacaacaaatCCCACATCAAAACCCACAGAGTGAGCTTCTAGAAGTTCAGCATGCTACATTAAGCAGTGGCAACAATTCTGATCTGATTCTAAAGTGGAGCTTTAGGAACACTGGACTACTAAAGTATTTTCAGATAGatcagaaaacattttggggatttttttgctcAGTTCATGTTATTTTAGAGTCATCTGTAATAAAAGGaggtaaaatatttcaaatgtaaACATGGGTTCCAAATCAACGCTCCCcttttattactttaaaaaaggaGATCCTAAtaagaaagaaagcagcagatgTCACCTACTCGGGTCAGTGAGAGCTGAGGTTCTGCATAGAAGGCTTTGCCCATTACTGGTTTCCTGTAAGTCTCATCCACATCTGTCAGGGcctaaaaaagataaaagaaacagaaagattgaaattaaaataaaacatgaagcAGCTTTGGACCAGCTTTGTGTCAAAGCATTATGAAATTATGTTCTGAGAGAATATCCATCCCAGGAACATGCTGTGCTTTGGAGCTGGTTTGTTAATCATCTAAATTGTACTGAAgtataaaagcagcagcaaagttcATTCTGCATTATTTGCAAAATCTCTGTGATTCTTGCCTGCAAaatccttccctcctccccacttCCAAACTTTTCACACCTCCAGACTCACGAATATTTAATAGCTGCTTTTCCATCTACTGTCTTTAAGATCTTCACAAGgtagaaaacagggaaaagcttTTGTCACTGGCAGCTCAGTGATGTCAGTGagagaaaacacagaagcaCCCACCACTATAAAAAGACTGGGttttgcagagaaagaaaactctgGAAGCTTCCAATATTCCTCATATTCCACCTTCCTGTGTTCTTATACAAAACTCTGAAGATGTTGGGAACCCTTCAAAGCTTCTCTCTCACTAAAACCTCTCTAAGATGGTTGGGCACCTCCCAGATGTACCAATCCAACACCAAGTACCACTTGTGCCTGAAACCCAGCACTTGGTAGCAGAGCAAATTTTGTGAACCACAAAACCACATTAACCTTCCCCATATGTCATTTGCTCAAACCTGATGcaaatttcaatttttcaatATAACAAGTTATAAATCAAGGGCTGGAACAATAATTACCATATTCCAGAATTTGTCAAATGCAACCAAAAAGCCTGTGCAGACTCCACGAAGGCCCTTGAAAGTGCGGATGTGGACGTTAATTCTGACACCATCCCGGACACAGCGATGGAGCTCCCCCAGTGGGCTGCCTTCATGGACTAGAACAGAAAGAGAACATCACCAAAAtacacagaaccacagaacacAATTGTAGAACAGCCTGGAATGATTGATTGGAATGATTGATTAAAAATCATCTTCTTTCAACTCCCTCCCACAGGCAGAAACagcttccactagaccaaggttgctcagagccacacccagcctggccttgaactgtGGCTGCTTCCAGGgttggggcagccacagcttctctggacaatctgtgccagggcctcaccactcccacagccaggaatttctctctaatatctaatctaaacctactttttttttcagtttgaagctaCTCCCACTTTTCCTGTCACTAtgtatttttgtaaaaattCTCTCTTCAGTATCTATCTAAAAACCATGTAGAAATCCACTCTATGTACAAGTATGACAGAGCTTGGCACAACACTTGTATTCTCAACAATAGCAATGAAGAAGCCCCAAGCACTGTAGCACACTGTGGTTGCCATTACCAGACCACCAAAACTCTTCTTACAATGGGGAGAGCCAAGACCAGAAAATATGAAGGTTTTGCTTTACATAGCCCACAGCCAAATCAGCCTTGGCTGAAAATCTTTTTGCTACATTTCAAAAACATGCCAAGTAATCCAAACTGTAAATAAAAGTGGTTGAGAGGGAATAGAAAGCTCACAGGGGCAGAGTTAGTTCCACAGAAAAGACAAATGCCTGGTTAAGGCTACCTCAGATTAGTTATGAGTTGTGAATAAAGAACTGTAGCAgatttgttccttttctttacAAGGGGATCTCTGAAACAATGAATGACCAAAATCCTTCAACTTACTAAACTGGACCAGTTTAAACTGATGAAAATGCATTGTTTCAGTTAAGATTTCAGCAGCCAGATGAACATCCATCAAAGTCCTACAAGCCTCTGGCAAGGAAATAAAATCGCTCTAAGGAGCAGCCAGCAATTAAACCATGCTAAAGCCCAGGACAATAATGCTTTAACCAGAGCAAAAGTGAAGGAATTCAGTAAAACATACAGCTTGCCTGGCTCACACAAGCCTTGTCTTCACACCAGAAATCTTTGCAAGTGTAATTTATCTAGAGGGGTAGATATTATTTACAACTTCCACCCATGCCTTGGTACCCACTTGCTGTACAATTCCTACTAGGAGTCAGAAAAAGACTTGGTCTAAAATCTCACATGGTTCTCCACATTAATAAAACATGGGAGCCAGAGATGACCTCTCACCTTGTGCTTTATGGACTGTACATTCAAGGTTTGATTTGCACACCAGAAATTGCTTCCTGTGAGTGTAAAGTGACTGTGTAAAACAGCTGATCTGCAGGACTGGGCTGCAGGCTAATTCATGGCCACAGCAGGGAAATCTAAATCACTTTCCTCTGAATTAACCtaatcacatttattttttgagaTCCATTGTCTTCTTGCCAGCCCTCTCCAGCTGGATAACTGCAGGAAATTGGTTTCACACAGAGCATAAGCGGTCTCAGCACCTCCCAGCCTTGCTTAGGGGGTCTTTCCCTGAGCCTCTGTGTCTCCTTCAGCTGAGCTGATAACAAACATGTTCTGGATTGACAGATCCATCACAGGAACCACAGATGACCCCATCACAATATCAAATTAATGCTTCCAAtcagaaaacagtattttttctaACCAACCCTGAGAACTtacataataatttaaaatccagacttaattttagattttaagTACCAATATTCCATTTTAAGTAGGAACTCTATCTACATCTAACCCTTATTTTCAACTATGCCTCTGTCTCTCATCACCCAGGAAAACACTACAGAGCTCCACCAAATCTACACTCTACCCACTTTTCCTTCTGTGTAAGGTTCTGGCTCCTCCATGGCAAACTTCCAGCTTCATCTGAGCAAAAGGGCAGAACACATCATCCAGAAACCCTTCAACAACCTGATattctcagaaaaaataaaaccagcaaagcAAGGCATTTATTTTTGGAACACACCTCCTCTGCAAGCAGCAAGGGCTATAATGAGCAGGCTCTGCACACAACTAAATCTGCCAATGCTTTCTCTGTTGTTAGGGGCCAGCATGAACAATGTTTCaacaggcagggaaaaaagtTACCAAGTTGGTTCTCAAAATCCAACCCTTACCTGGATAAAATAAGCACATGCTTAATAGCAGGACTCTGAAAAATTACTCCAAAACTACTATAAGCAGAGGGCAAGCACCCcaaaaaggtgaaaataaagATCTAAAGTCTGGTTAAGTTCAAGTCTTTGTCCTCAAGGCAGACTCTATTAAGAGGCAAGATTAGAAAAACCTcaagagaaaagctgaaaaaactcaaaacacGTCAAACACCTTTCCACCTGCCCTGCACATGAATTCTCTGCCCCTTGGTGCATGCAAAGTGATGATAAATAACTCCTCCTGAAGTGATCCACACAGTCCAAGTTCCAAACACCTGTGGTGCAGACATCCCCCAGTTACAGGGAAAGCACACAACTTTGGCTATAAATCACTCACAAAACACCCCAGGCTGCTGAACAGCACTTTCTGTATCAGTTGTGCCAGTCTTCTTTGAAGGCCAGACATGGATGTGTGGATATTAAGTATGTGTTATTAATTGTTCTTAATTTttacagtggttttttttttctcaattttcatCACCAGTGCAAATACtgagatatttttaattaagatcTGAAATCAACATTTAAGGTCAGTTTTCTGGAAATCCTGGGCCAACAGAACCTCTGCATTTGTGCAGAACACTAAGTGTAATACTTAAGATCATGCAGCATCTATAGCATTGTGATTTAGTGTCTCAGCAAGTAAAAGGTTTTGCCTTGGGCAttcaaaatcaaacattttgGGCTTTGCCTTTttagaaaaaaggtaaaaattaagGTGATGGTGCAAAGATAATCTGATTCCAAAATGAACcccagtatttttaattaagtgCCTAAAGTTACATCTCACCTGACAGCAATGCCACTTGATTCTTGGTGTGGGGGCACAAGTAGCACCTCTTCATGTTTAGGGGATGTTTACCCTGACTGCACACAGAACATTTTTACAAGAAATATGTATCATCATCACAGCTGATGAATTTAAATTTACATCACAGCTGTCTCTCACCTCAATCCACTGCTCTGCCATCCTGTTATCAGAAATGCCAGTATTTCTGCCTGCAGGATGTTTGGTTAGCAACCAAGCAACAGCAGTGTGTTACAGACTTTCCCTGTGGTTATGGTTTAACTACACCCTGGACTAGTCCAAACATGGCTTAAAATAGTACTTTTGAGAATATAGCAGTGTCTCatcctttttctccttaaaaccAAGAGGATGTAAGTAATTCACCAATTAACAGAGCAGAACATCACCACAACAAAGTCAGTGTCATCTCTGcgtgagcagctctgtgaaatGCTGTCCCTCATTCCTGCACACCATTTCAGAGAATCACGGAATGGTCTCAGTTGGGAAAAACCTAAAAGCCCATCTTGTTCAAATCCCCCCAccacctgcagggacaccttccactatcccagggtgctccaagccccatccaaaccggccttggacacttccagggatggggcagccacagcttctctgagcaacctgcgCCAGCGCCTCTGCAGCGCCTCTGCACCCCAGTGTCATTTCCCATCAAAATAGATCATTCACCCCCCACACCCCACTGTCACCCAACCGCTTCCGCCAGCCATCGCTCCCTCCTCACCCCCAAACTCCACCGCAACTCCGcgccggcccagcccagcccagcatggGCCCTCACACCCTTCgcctcccctcagccccggcTCCCTGCGCCCGCCCAGCCCGGGGCCGCGCTGCCCGCGCCCTTACGGGGCATCCTGGTGAGGACATTGCGCGgtgcccgccgccgccgcctcgccgTTCCGCCTTCAGCCGCCTCCTGCTCGGGGTCCGCGTTCACCATGAGGCTGCGGAGGCGCTGGATGCGCTCGGGGTCGGGAGCGGGCGGGCCCCGGCGGGACgcgcgggcggcgggggcaCCGCGGCTGGCGGAGGCACCGCGGCGGCCGTGCGGGCGGCGCAGGCCGCGCTGGAAGCTCTCGTACTCGGCGAGGTTGTTGAAGCAGGGCGCGGCGGGGAAGGGCAGCGGCGTGCGCGGCGAGTAGAGCGCCAACAGCGGGTCGAAGCGGCTGGAGCTCACATCCAGGCGGCCAGGGCTGGgcgagcggcggcgggagcCCCGCGGCTCCGCGCTCGCCGCGCCCGCCTCGTCCTCCTCCATGCCGGGCTGCGGCCGGCCGCACCGCCCAGGGccgccgccagggggcgctgcCGCTCAACGCCCCGGGCCTGAGGGCGGAGCGG
This genomic interval carries:
- the LSM11 gene encoding U7 snRNA-associated Sm-like protein LSm11 produces the protein MEEDEAGAASAEPRGSRRRSPSPGRLDVSSSRFDPLLALYSPRTPLPFPAAPCFNNLAEYESFQRGLRRPHGRRGASASRGAPAARASRRGPPAPDPERIQRLRSLMVNADPEQEAAEGGTARRRRRAPRNVLTRMPLHEGSPLGELHRCVRDGVRINVHIRTFKGLRGVCTGFLVAFDKFWNMALTDVDETYRKPVMGKAFYAEPQLSLTRLFDRLKLQESSGKKGADSKTVSKELALTNDSQVLSLKAGSGRGRAEEERERQKHLSRAGEKKTPGDRSEADVGSRTAHPEGAQARSRSRRRRRPKVDYQQVFTRHINQIFIRGENVLLVHLAH